A single Vanacampus margaritifer isolate UIUO_Vmar chromosome 14, RoL_Vmar_1.0, whole genome shotgun sequence DNA region contains:
- the nln gene encoding neurolysin, mitochondrial isoform X4 → MTRPGVLCRLALTGLLASFCFCSATFRLDLYVSLSGSSTSAFLKDPVWRMTILNGASPRPAREYAHSTPLRWDRSPEDIRSESERLVNSVKEVYDEIGRLRVDAVCVENTLRALANVKMDYAVRRHALDFPQYVSPCQAVRSASVEADRRLCDFDVELSMRDDVFLRIAALQKTLPENVSAEEKRFLERLVSSGRRNGLHLSADTREKIKRKSKLISELSIEFNKNLNEDNTFLLFSEKQLGRYTHTNTHTHTHTHTHGTLTNPHPKDGMAENFLSGLDVDEASGLYKVTLAYPHYFPVMKRCRHPETRRRMETAFHSRCKEANTLILERLVALRAEVASLLGFSCHADYVLEVNVAKDATNVDAFLNALQEILEPVGAQERKYMLALKKQECLRSGRRFDGRLNAWDLPFYMAQVERRGFAVDKDKLLEYFPLDAVTEGLLGIYQDLLGLRFGRVRAAPVWHQDVQVYVAHDGDTGEEMGRFYLDLHPREGKYGHAACFSLQPGCEGPGGGRRLPVAALVANFTRPAAGLPSLLQHHEVETYFHEFGHVMHEICSKATFSEFSGTLVETDFVEVPSQVLENWAWEKEPLRRMSRHYKDGSAIPEALLDKLIASRVANTGLMNLRQVVLSKADQLLHTGAGADSASVYAKLCQDILGVPATEGTNMLASFGHLAGGYDGQYYSYLWSEVYSTDIYFSRFKKEGIFNPEVGKEYRRVILEAGGSADGTDLLKRFLGRAPRQDAFFHCKGLTGPSDAQL, encoded by the exons ATGACGAG GCCCGGTGTTTTGTGTCGTCTTGCACTCACGGGACTGCTGGCTTCCTTCTGCTTCTGCTCGGCCACCTTCAGGTTGGACTTGTACGTGTCGTTGTCCGGGTCCAGCACCAGCGCCTTCTTGAA AGACCCCGTGTGGAGGATGACCATCCTGAACGGCGCGTCGCCGCGTCCCGCACGGGAATACGCTCACAGTACCCCGCTGAGGTGGGACCGGTCGCCGGAGGACATTCGGTCAGAGAGCGAGCGATTGGTCAACAGTGTGAAGGAGGTCTACGATGAGATTGGACGCCTCCGCGTGGACGCCGTCTGTGTCGAGAACACGCTGAGGGCGCTCGCCAACGTCAAGATGGATTACGCGG TGCGTCGTCACGCTCTCGACTTCCCGCAGTACGTGAGCCCGTGTCAGGCGGTGCGTTCGGCCAGCGTCGAGGCCGACAGACGTCTGTGCGACTTTGACGTGGAGCTGAGCATGAGGGACGACGTCTTCCTCAGAATCGCCGCGTTGCAG AAGACGCTTCCGGAAAACGTCTCGGCAGAGGAAAAACGCTTCTTGGAGAGACTGGTGTCGTCGGGTCGGAGGAACGGACTGCATCTGTCTGCAGATACGAGAGAG AAAATCAAAAGAAAGTCCAAGCTGATCTCTGAACTCTCCATCGAGTTCAACAAGAACCTGAACGAGGACAACACGTTCCTGCTCTTCTCAGAGAAGCAGCTGGGtcggtacacacacacaaacacacacacacacacacacacacacactcatggcaCCTTGACTAACCCCCACCCAAAAGACGGCATGGCCGAGAACTTCCTGTCGGGTCTGGATGTGGACGAGGCGTCGGGCCTGTACAAGGTGACTCTGGCTTATCCGCACTATTTCCCCGTCATGAAACGTTGCCGCCACCCCGAGACGCGGCGGAGGATGGAGACGGCCTTTCACAGCAGGTGCAAAGAG GCGAACACGCTGATCCTGGAGCGTTTGGTGGCGCTGCGTGCCGAGGTGGCGTCTCTGCTGGGCTTCAGCTGCCACGCCGACTACGTGCTGGAGGTCAACGTGGCCAAGGACGCCACCAACGTTGACGCCTTCCTAA ATGCTCTCCAGGAGATTCTGGAGCCGGTAGGCGCTCAGGAGCGCAAGTACATGCTGGCGCTAAAAAAGCAGGAGTGCCTGCGGAGCGGCCGGCGCTTCGACGGGCGTCTGAACGCGTGGGACCTCCCCTTCTACATGGCCCAGGTGGAGCGGCGCGGGTTCGCCGTGGACAAGGACAAACTGCTGGAGTACTTCCCGCTGGACGCCGTCACCGAGGGCCTCCTGGGGATCTACCAGGACCTGCTGGGGCTGCGCTTCGGCCGGGTGCGGGCGGCGCCCGTGTGGCACCAGGACGTTCAGGTCTACGTTGCCCACGACGGCGACACCGGCGAGGAGATGGGCCGCTTCTACCTGGACCTGCACCCGAG GGAAGGGAAGTACGGCCACGCCGCGTGCTTCTCCCTGCAACCCGGGTGCGAGGGCCCCGGAGGGGGGCGACGCCTCCCGGTGGCCGCTTTGGTGGCCAACTTCACCAGACCGGCTGCGGGTCTGCCCTCGCTGCTGCAGCACCACGAGGTGGAGACGTACTTTCACGAGTTTGGACACGTCATGCACGAAATCTGCTCCAAG GCGACCTTTTCGGAGTTCAGCGGCACGCTGGTGGAAACGGACTTTGTGGAGGTTCCGTCTCAGGTGCTGGAGAACTGGGCGTGGGAGAAGGAGCCGCTAAGGAGGATGTCGCGCCACTACAAGGACGGCTCCGCCATCCCGGAGGCGCTGCTCGACAAGCTCATCGCGTCGCGGGTGGCCAACACGG GGTTGATGAACCTGCGGCAGGTGGTCCTGAGTAAGGCGGACCAGTTGCTGCACACCGGAGCCGGCGCTGACTCGGCCTCAGTGTACGCTAAACTATGCCAGGACATCCTGGGGGTTCCTGCCACGGAAG GCACCAACATGTTGGCCAGCTTCGGCCACCTGGCGGGAGGCTACGACGGGCAGTACTACAGCTACCTGTGGAGCGAGGTCTATTCCACGGACATCTACTTCAGCCGCTTTAAAAAGGAAGGAATCTTCAATCCGGAA GTGGGGAAAGAGTACCGACGGGTCATCCTGGAGGCGGGAGGCTCAGCGGACGGCACGGACTTGCTGAAACGCTTCCTGGGCCGGGCGCCGCGCCAGGACGCCTTCTTCCACTGTAAGGGACTGACGGGCCCCTCGGACGCCCAATTGTGA
- the nln gene encoding neurolysin, mitochondrial isoform X5 produces the protein MFTSRAATAWRVLGRDPVWRMTILNGASPRPAREYAHSTPLRWDRSPEDIRSESERLVNSVKEVYDEIGRLRVDAVCVENTLRALANVKMDYAVRRHALDFPQYVSPCQAVRSASVEADRRLCDFDVELSMRDDVFLRIAALQKTLPENVSAEEKRFLERLVSSGRRNGLHLSADTREKIKRKSKLISELSIEFNKNLNEDNTFLLFSEKQLGRYTHTNTHTHTHTHTHGTLTNPHPKDGMAENFLSGLDVDEASGLYKVTLAYPHYFPVMKRCRHPETRRRMETAFHSRCKEANTLILERLVALRAEVASLLGFSCHADYVLEVNVAKDATNVDAFLNALQEILEPVGAQERKYMLALKKQECLRSGRRFDGRLNAWDLPFYMAQVERRGFAVDKDKLLEYFPLDAVTEGLLGIYQDLLGLRFGRVRAAPVWHQDVQVYVAHDGDTGEEMGRFYLDLHPREGKYGHAACFSLQPGCEGPGGGRRLPVAALVANFTRPAAGLPSLLQHHEVETYFHEFGHVMHEICSKATFSEFSGTLVETDFVEVPSQVLENWAWEKEPLRRMSRHYKDGSAIPEALLDKLIASRVANTGLMNLRQVVLSKADQLLHTGAGADSASVYAKLCQDILGVPATEGTNMLASFGHLAGGYDGQYYSYLWSEVYSTDIYFSRFKKEGIFNPEVGKEYRRVILEAGGSADGTDLLKRFLGRAPRQDAFFHCKGLTGPSDAQL, from the exons ATGTTTACGTCACGAGCCGCGACGGCCTGGCGCGTTCTCGGCAG AGACCCCGTGTGGAGGATGACCATCCTGAACGGCGCGTCGCCGCGTCCCGCACGGGAATACGCTCACAGTACCCCGCTGAGGTGGGACCGGTCGCCGGAGGACATTCGGTCAGAGAGCGAGCGATTGGTCAACAGTGTGAAGGAGGTCTACGATGAGATTGGACGCCTCCGCGTGGACGCCGTCTGTGTCGAGAACACGCTGAGGGCGCTCGCCAACGTCAAGATGGATTACGCGG TGCGTCGTCACGCTCTCGACTTCCCGCAGTACGTGAGCCCGTGTCAGGCGGTGCGTTCGGCCAGCGTCGAGGCCGACAGACGTCTGTGCGACTTTGACGTGGAGCTGAGCATGAGGGACGACGTCTTCCTCAGAATCGCCGCGTTGCAG AAGACGCTTCCGGAAAACGTCTCGGCAGAGGAAAAACGCTTCTTGGAGAGACTGGTGTCGTCGGGTCGGAGGAACGGACTGCATCTGTCTGCAGATACGAGAGAG AAAATCAAAAGAAAGTCCAAGCTGATCTCTGAACTCTCCATCGAGTTCAACAAGAACCTGAACGAGGACAACACGTTCCTGCTCTTCTCAGAGAAGCAGCTGGGtcggtacacacacacaaacacacacacacacacacacacacacactcatggcaCCTTGACTAACCCCCACCCAAAAGACGGCATGGCCGAGAACTTCCTGTCGGGTCTGGATGTGGACGAGGCGTCGGGCCTGTACAAGGTGACTCTGGCTTATCCGCACTATTTCCCCGTCATGAAACGTTGCCGCCACCCCGAGACGCGGCGGAGGATGGAGACGGCCTTTCACAGCAGGTGCAAAGAG GCGAACACGCTGATCCTGGAGCGTTTGGTGGCGCTGCGTGCCGAGGTGGCGTCTCTGCTGGGCTTCAGCTGCCACGCCGACTACGTGCTGGAGGTCAACGTGGCCAAGGACGCCACCAACGTTGACGCCTTCCTAA ATGCTCTCCAGGAGATTCTGGAGCCGGTAGGCGCTCAGGAGCGCAAGTACATGCTGGCGCTAAAAAAGCAGGAGTGCCTGCGGAGCGGCCGGCGCTTCGACGGGCGTCTGAACGCGTGGGACCTCCCCTTCTACATGGCCCAGGTGGAGCGGCGCGGGTTCGCCGTGGACAAGGACAAACTGCTGGAGTACTTCCCGCTGGACGCCGTCACCGAGGGCCTCCTGGGGATCTACCAGGACCTGCTGGGGCTGCGCTTCGGCCGGGTGCGGGCGGCGCCCGTGTGGCACCAGGACGTTCAGGTCTACGTTGCCCACGACGGCGACACCGGCGAGGAGATGGGCCGCTTCTACCTGGACCTGCACCCGAG GGAAGGGAAGTACGGCCACGCCGCGTGCTTCTCCCTGCAACCCGGGTGCGAGGGCCCCGGAGGGGGGCGACGCCTCCCGGTGGCCGCTTTGGTGGCCAACTTCACCAGACCGGCTGCGGGTCTGCCCTCGCTGCTGCAGCACCACGAGGTGGAGACGTACTTTCACGAGTTTGGACACGTCATGCACGAAATCTGCTCCAAG GCGACCTTTTCGGAGTTCAGCGGCACGCTGGTGGAAACGGACTTTGTGGAGGTTCCGTCTCAGGTGCTGGAGAACTGGGCGTGGGAGAAGGAGCCGCTAAGGAGGATGTCGCGCCACTACAAGGACGGCTCCGCCATCCCGGAGGCGCTGCTCGACAAGCTCATCGCGTCGCGGGTGGCCAACACGG GGTTGATGAACCTGCGGCAGGTGGTCCTGAGTAAGGCGGACCAGTTGCTGCACACCGGAGCCGGCGCTGACTCGGCCTCAGTGTACGCTAAACTATGCCAGGACATCCTGGGGGTTCCTGCCACGGAAG GCACCAACATGTTGGCCAGCTTCGGCCACCTGGCGGGAGGCTACGACGGGCAGTACTACAGCTACCTGTGGAGCGAGGTCTATTCCACGGACATCTACTTCAGCCGCTTTAAAAAGGAAGGAATCTTCAATCCGGAA GTGGGGAAAGAGTACCGACGGGTCATCCTGGAGGCGGGAGGCTCAGCGGACGGCACGGACTTGCTGAAACGCTTCCTGGGCCGGGCGCCGCGCCAGGACGCCTTCTTCCACTGTAAGGGACTGACGGGCCCCTCGGACGCCCAATTGTGA